From Gammaproteobacteria bacterium, the proteins below share one genomic window:
- a CDS encoding helix-turn-helix domain-containing protein translates to MFTFTMEDICPSGALFGGALFSCLLCPLSYTLKALTFVFMNITSRKADYALPLPVRRALRKLGQDVRQARLRRRLPAAVVAERASISRTTLFKLEKGEPGVSIGIVATVLFVLGLGERLSELADVRHDEHGLALEEERLPQRIRRRRRTPAETA, encoded by the coding sequence ATGTTTACGTTCACGATGGAGGACATATGTCCAAGCGGCGCGCTGTTCGGCGGTGCGCTTTTTTCTTGCCTGTTATGTCCGCTATCGTATACATTAAAAGCGTTAACGTTTGTTTTCATGAACATTACGAGCCGAAAAGCTGATTACGCCCTTCCGCTTCCGGTCCGACGGGCGCTGCGCAAGCTGGGCCAGGATGTGCGTCAGGCGCGGCTGCGCCGGCGCCTGCCCGCGGCTGTCGTCGCGGAACGGGCGTCGATCAGCCGCACGACGCTGTTCAAGCTGGAAAAAGGCGAGCCCGGCGTCTCCATCGGCATTGTCGCGACCGTGCTGTTCGTGCTCGGGCTGGGAGAGCGGCTGAGCGAGCTCGCCGATGTCAGGCACGATGAGCACGGTCTTGCCCTCGAAGAAGAGCGGCTGCCCCAGCGCATCCGGCGACGACGGCGCACACCGGCGGAAACGGCCTGA
- a CDS encoding DUF1566 domain-containing protein produces MRKLWLGLAAASLAGCGGGGSGGAPSGNSPTDPGESPNEPELAAPEDVTLTAGHGSVTVVWSEVPNAEGHHIYYAEDPDLTPDDYAAYEGGVWLQNVSSPHTVTGLTHGATYYFIVTAFADGEEGVPSATKAVTLPDRIANAASGMLNDSGFDRCADAVDLALDCPHPSYPGQDGDWGRDAAARRGALSKQGAGAAGFDFTKVSHAGIALPPDAALGSNEADWACTLDHVTGLLWEIRPDAPGTARHRGHTYSWYLPDAERNGGQAGVPNGGVCSGSACDTQAYVDAVNDEGLCGFDDWRMPTAAELASIVHHGRVSPAVDIDYFPDVPSSDPLYWTATAFAPDANIAWSIDFTDGQLVNPAKNYAAHVRLVRADD; encoded by the coding sequence GTGCGCAAGCTCTGGCTCGGGCTCGCCGCGGCGAGTCTCGCCGGCTGCGGCGGAGGCGGCAGCGGAGGGGCGCCGAGCGGGAATTCGCCCACGGACCCGGGCGAGTCCCCGAACGAGCCCGAGCTCGCGGCACCGGAAGACGTGACGCTGACCGCCGGCCACGGCAGCGTGACGGTCGTCTGGAGCGAGGTGCCGAACGCCGAGGGTCATCACATCTATTACGCCGAGGACCCGGATCTCACGCCGGACGACTACGCGGCCTACGAAGGCGGCGTGTGGCTTCAGAACGTCTCGAGCCCGCACACCGTCACGGGCTTGACGCACGGCGCGACGTACTACTTCATCGTGACCGCCTTTGCGGACGGCGAAGAAGGCGTGCCGAGCGCGACGAAAGCGGTGACGTTGCCGGACAGGATCGCGAACGCCGCATCCGGCATGCTGAACGACTCCGGTTTCGACCGGTGCGCCGACGCCGTCGATCTCGCGCTCGACTGCCCGCATCCGAGCTACCCGGGCCAAGACGGCGACTGGGGCCGCGACGCGGCCGCCCGCCGCGGTGCTCTGAGCAAGCAAGGGGCGGGCGCGGCCGGTTTCGACTTCACGAAGGTGTCCCACGCGGGCATCGCGCTGCCGCCCGATGCGGCGCTCGGCTCGAACGAGGCCGATTGGGCCTGCACGCTCGATCATGTGACGGGCCTGCTCTGGGAGATCCGGCCGGACGCGCCCGGCACGGCGCGCCATCGCGGCCACACGTACTCGTGGTACTTGCCGGATGCCGAGCGCAACGGCGGCCAGGCGGGTGTTCCGAACGGCGGCGTCTGCAGCGGCTCCGCATGCGACACGCAAGCCTATGTGGACGCCGTGAACGACGAAGGACTCTGCGGGTTCGACGACTGGCGCATGCCGACTGCGGCCGAGCTCGCGTCGATCGTGCACCATGGCCGGGTCTCGCCGGCCGTCGACATCGACTACTTCCCGGACGTGCCTTCGAGCGACCCGCTCTACTGGACCGCTACGGCTTTCGCGCCGGACGCCAATATCGCGTGGAGCATCGACTTCACGGACGGCCAGCTGGTGAACCCCGCGAAAAATTACGCCGCGCACGTGCGGCTGGTGCGCGCCGACGACTGA
- a CDS encoding DUF1566 domain-containing protein — translation MRYGWILSLLLPAAAGAADFCDNAQIPVTTPLDEFEIHGDGTVTHERTRLMWSRCLIGQSGELCAGTPTVMPWDQALQAAATAALAGYQDWRLPNRAELASLVEFCRAGPSLNTMVFPAGSSAVWTGTPYAGLPGLAWVVRFDIGAALPFKHEAGAYVRLVRKVYSIGDRGPAGGIVFYDKGDDAGGWRYLEAAPRQWNAGEPDPWETWGCAGTLVGATAAAIGAGSDNTAILADPGCSAPARIAAAAEINGYDDWFLPSRDELEAMHDNLATHTNFRDEHGFAVMSYASSTELDENSAVAIDFAGGGGAVLVSKSLATVVVRPVRAF, via the coding sequence ATGCGTTACGGATGGATCCTTTCCTTGCTTCTACCCGCCGCCGCCGGCGCAGCCGACTTTTGCGACAACGCGCAGATCCCGGTGACGACGCCGTTAGACGAGTTCGAGATCCACGGCGACGGCACCGTCACGCACGAACGCACGCGGTTGATGTGGAGCCGCTGTCTGATCGGCCAGAGTGGCGAGCTTTGTGCCGGCACACCGACCGTGATGCCGTGGGATCAGGCGTTGCAGGCGGCGGCCACGGCCGCGCTCGCCGGTTATCAGGACTGGCGGCTGCCGAACCGGGCCGAGCTCGCGAGCCTCGTCGAATTCTGCCGCGCCGGGCCGTCGCTGAACACGATGGTTTTCCCGGCCGGCTCGAGCGCGGTCTGGACCGGCACGCCGTACGCCGGCCTGCCGGGGCTCGCGTGGGTCGTTCGCTTCGACATCGGCGCGGCGCTGCCTTTCAAGCACGAAGCGGGCGCGTACGTGCGCCTGGTGCGAAAGGTCTATTCGATTGGCGACAGGGGCCCGGCCGGCGGCATCGTGTTCTACGACAAGGGCGACGACGCGGGCGGATGGCGATACCTCGAGGCCGCGCCCCGGCAGTGGAATGCCGGCGAACCCGATCCCTGGGAAACGTGGGGCTGCGCTGGCACGCTCGTCGGCGCGACAGCGGCCGCAATCGGCGCGGGTTCCGACAACACTGCGATTCTGGCCGACCCGGGATGCAGCGCGCCGGCCCGGATTGCGGCCGCGGCCGAGATCAACGGGTACGACGACTGGTTCCTGCCTTCTCGGGACGAGCTCGAGGCGATGCACGACAACCTCGCGACGCACACGAACTTCCGCGACGAGCACGGCTTCGCCGTGATGTCCTACGCGAGCTCCACCGAGCTTGACGAGAACTCCGCCGTAGCGATCGACTTCGCCGGGGGCGGCGGAGCGGTGCTGGTGTCGAAATCCCTTGCCACGGTGGTCGTGCGCCCGGTCCGCGCATTCTGA
- a CDS encoding NAD(P)-dependent oxidoreductase, giving the protein MKVLITGSAGHLGEALVRTLREAGHDPIGLDIQPSPFTSVVGSFTDPEVADDAIRGVEAVLHAAALHKPHVVTHSRREFVDTNVIGTLNLLEAGVAHGLKAFVYTSTTSVFGRALTPAAGEPTAWITEDVVPLPKNIYGVTKKAAEDLCELFHRKHGLPCVILRTSRFFPDEDDQAAIRNAYDDRNVKANEYLYRRIDLEDVVSAHLRALERATSLGFGCYIVSATTPFVPDDAAQLRTDAPAVLKRLFPSYEAEYERRGWRMFRSIDRIYSNTRARRELEWEPRWSFAYVLERLRADEDIASALARTVGFKGYHAGKFAGRMYPTDPAE; this is encoded by the coding sequence ATGAAGGTTCTGATCACAGGCAGCGCGGGGCATCTCGGGGAAGCGCTCGTCCGGACGCTACGAGAGGCGGGCCACGACCCGATCGGGCTCGACATTCAGCCCTCGCCGTTCACGAGCGTCGTCGGGTCGTTCACGGACCCCGAGGTAGCGGACGACGCGATTCGAGGCGTGGAGGCGGTGCTTCACGCCGCGGCGCTCCACAAGCCGCACGTTGTGACGCACAGCCGGCGAGAGTTCGTCGACACGAACGTCATTGGAACGCTCAACCTGCTCGAAGCCGGCGTCGCTCACGGGCTGAAGGCGTTCGTCTATACGAGCACGACGAGCGTCTTCGGCCGCGCGCTCACGCCCGCCGCCGGCGAGCCGACAGCCTGGATAACGGAGGACGTCGTACCGCTCCCGAAGAACATCTACGGCGTCACGAAGAAGGCGGCGGAAGATCTGTGCGAGCTTTTTCACCGCAAGCACGGGTTGCCTTGTGTCATATTGCGAACGTCGCGCTTCTTCCCTGACGAGGACGACCAGGCCGCGATACGAAACGCGTACGACGACCGAAACGTCAAGGCCAACGAGTACCTTTACCGGCGTATCGACCTCGAAGACGTCGTTTCGGCTCACCTGCGCGCGCTCGAGCGCGCAACCTCCCTCGGATTCGGCTGCTACATCGTCAGCGCGACGACGCCGTTCGTTCCGGACGACGCGGCGCAGCTCAGAACGGATGCGCCCGCCGTGCTCAAGCGGCTGTTCCCATCGTACGAAGCGGAGTACGAACGCCGAGGCTGGAGGATGTTCCGGAGCATCGATCGCATCTACTCGAACACGCGAGCGCGGCGCGAGCTCGAATGGGAGCCTCGCTGGAGCTTCGCGTACGTTCTCGAACGGCTGCGAGCGGATGAAGACATCGCGAGCGCGCTCGCGCGGACCGTCGGCTTCAAGGGCTACCATGCCGGGAAGTTTGCCGGACGGATGTATCCAACCGATCCCGCCGAATGA
- a CDS encoding ABC transporter permease: protein MAMNPFRPTARVRAIIRAGSASDADGERRDTRGAGWFDAVMRDLVYACRSLRSAPLVALTVVTTVGLGLGLVAAVFTIFNAVIFRVDEVRNPQELFAVTRQAPADSAPEKFTREQYEALLRETDAFVDAFALGPEVDRIIDGQRIEGQLVSGNFFQVLGVSAARGRTLVPADDETGNDHVIVLSGRAWSRYFASDPGVLNRTIDVNGVPFQIVGVMPEGFRGLAFAPPDFWAPLSLLGELRPNSDSGEPTLGIVGRLAPGLTRGQALAQLVAWDVRRAVETSGERPDANLVLEPRQGTVPLSAEAIVLFMPLFFAFGLILMIGCANVANLLLARAVARRREIGIRLAIGATRRRIIAQLLTESLLLALVSAALGFGVSRLVLEAVVYYVTTAWANLGDIRLVVPPADWRVALFLVIAALASTLFFALAPALQATRFDLVRPMHGEAAAGEGRPGRARNALVALQVTGSVLLFVTAAVFLRSSWVAASLDPGIRTTDTVFVNVASERRGAMLDAVRSEPSVASVAAATPFSLSAAAQGAVVKPNAAYRFVSPNYFEVLGIEIARGRGFAPTETSSAAAVAVVSESAAEQLWPGLDAIGQLLRLDPGPEQDAAEREDAPLLPRTAVVVGVARDVPGFRLAGQSVLAGPDVYLPIAAEAAGTSLALRVRGNPSEVSRRLLARLETVEAGAAEIIPLRELSRMEAELLAIPFWITFALGALALFLTLSGLFSVLSYLVERRRREIGVRMALGATRRGIGALVLAQTARPVAVGLLLGSSFPAAVGAALLATPLAEQIGQTVRLLDPLAYAAGLLCVVTACAFAALVPVLRAGRVDPIAALRQD from the coding sequence ATGGCCATGAATCCTTTCCGACCGACGGCGCGGGTGCGCGCGATCATCCGCGCCGGATCGGCGTCCGACGCCGACGGCGAGCGCCGCGACACGCGCGGCGCGGGCTGGTTCGATGCGGTGATGCGAGACCTCGTATACGCCTGCCGCTCGCTGCGCAGCGCGCCGCTCGTGGCCCTTACGGTCGTGACGACGGTCGGGCTCGGCCTCGGGCTCGTGGCCGCCGTGTTCACGATCTTCAACGCGGTGATCTTTCGCGTGGACGAGGTGCGCAATCCGCAGGAGCTGTTCGCGGTGACGCGCCAGGCCCCGGCCGACTCAGCACCCGAGAAATTCACTCGCGAGCAGTACGAAGCGCTCCTCCGCGAGACGGACGCGTTCGTCGATGCGTTCGCGCTCGGCCCCGAAGTCGATCGAATCATCGACGGTCAGAGGATCGAGGGGCAGCTGGTCTCGGGAAACTTCTTTCAGGTCCTCGGCGTGAGCGCCGCCCGTGGACGCACTCTCGTCCCGGCGGACGACGAGACGGGCAACGATCACGTGATCGTTCTCAGCGGTCGCGCGTGGTCGCGGTACTTTGCGAGCGATCCCGGCGTTCTGAACCGCACGATCGACGTGAATGGCGTGCCGTTTCAGATCGTCGGCGTGATGCCGGAAGGCTTTCGGGGACTCGCGTTCGCGCCGCCGGACTTCTGGGCGCCGCTCTCGCTCCTCGGCGAGCTCCGGCCCAACAGCGACTCCGGCGAGCCCACCCTCGGCATCGTCGGGCGGCTCGCGCCCGGTCTGACCCGCGGCCAGGCGCTTGCGCAGCTCGTCGCGTGGGACGTGCGCCGGGCCGTGGAGACTTCCGGCGAGCGGCCGGACGCGAACCTCGTGCTCGAGCCGCGGCAGGGCACGGTGCCGCTCTCGGCCGAGGCGATCGTGCTGTTCATGCCGCTCTTCTTCGCGTTCGGTCTGATCCTCATGATCGGCTGCGCGAACGTCGCCAACCTGCTGCTCGCCCGAGCCGTCGCCCGCCGGCGCGAAATCGGCATTCGCCTTGCAATCGGCGCCACGCGGCGCCGGATCATTGCGCAATTGCTCACCGAGAGCCTGCTGCTCGCGCTCGTGTCCGCCGCGCTCGGCTTCGGCGTTTCACGGCTGGTCCTCGAAGCCGTCGTCTACTACGTCACGACCGCCTGGGCGAATCTCGGCGACATTCGCCTCGTCGTGCCGCCGGCGGACTGGCGCGTCGCGCTGTTCCTCGTGATCGCCGCCCTTGCATCGACCCTGTTCTTCGCGCTCGCGCCCGCACTTCAAGCCACGCGCTTCGATCTCGTGCGGCCGATGCATGGCGAGGCCGCCGCGGGCGAAGGCAGACCCGGCCGCGCTCGAAACGCGCTCGTCGCTCTCCAGGTGACCGGATCCGTGCTGCTCTTCGTCACCGCGGCGGTCTTCCTGCGCAGCAGCTGGGTAGCGGCGTCGCTGGACCCCGGTATCCGCACGACCGACACCGTGTTCGTGAACGTCGCGAGCGAGCGGCGGGGCGCGATGCTCGACGCGGTGAGGAGCGAGCCGTCCGTTGCGTCGGTTGCCGCCGCGACGCCGTTCTCGCTGAGCGCTGCGGCGCAGGGCGCAGTCGTCAAGCCGAACGCCGCGTACCGGTTCGTGTCGCCGAATTACTTCGAGGTCCTCGGCATCGAAATCGCGCGAGGACGCGGCTTCGCGCCGACGGAGACGAGCTCGGCCGCCGCGGTCGCCGTGGTTTCGGAAAGCGCCGCGGAACAGCTATGGCCGGGTCTCGACGCGATCGGACAACTCCTGCGGCTCGACCCCGGCCCGGAACAAGACGCGGCGGAACGGGAAGACGCGCCGCTTCTCCCGCGCACGGCCGTCGTCGTCGGCGTCGCGCGCGACGTGCCGGGCTTTCGGCTCGCCGGCCAGAGCGTGTTGGCGGGACCCGATGTCTACCTGCCGATCGCCGCCGAGGCTGCCGGAACCTCGCTTGCGTTGCGCGTGCGCGGCAATCCGTCCGAGGTGAGCCGCCGGCTCCTCGCACGGCTAGAGACCGTGGAGGCCGGCGCGGCCGAGATCATCCCGCTGCGCGAGCTCTCGCGTATGGAAGCCGAGCTTCTCGCGATTCCGTTCTGGATCACGTTCGCGCTCGGCGCGCTCGCGCTCTTTTTGACCTTGTCGGGACTCTTCAGCGTGCTTTCGTATCTCGTCGAGCGACGCAGGCGGGAGATCGGCGTGCGGATGGCGCTCGGGGCGACGCGGCGAGGCATCGGTGCGCTCGTGTTGGCGCAAACGGCTCGGCCCGTCGCGGTCGGGCTGCTCCTCGGCAGCAGCTTCCCGGCCGCGGTCGGCGCCGCGCTGCTGGCGACGCCCCTCGCCGAGCAGATCGGGCAGACGGTGCGTCTCTTGGATCCGCTGGCCTACGCTGCCGGCTTGCTGTGCGTCGTCACGGCATGCGCCTTTGCGGCGCTCGTCCCGGTGCTGCGCGCGGGACGCGTCGATCCGATCGCGGCGCTGAGGCAGGATTGA